From one Paenibacillus terrae HPL-003 genomic stretch:
- a CDS encoding organic hydroperoxide resistance protein has protein sequence MEALYTASATVHGGRDGSVASSDGVLKHKLSTPKELGGAGGEATNPEQLFAAGYGACYESALANVARKAKVKVDNVEVTSHVSIGKDPSDGGFQLAVRLDVKISGIERSQAEDLARQAHDFCPYSKAIRGNIDVELNVL, from the coding sequence ATGGAAGCATTATACACTGCATCAGCGACGGTACATGGTGGAAGAGACGGTTCTGTTGCTTCATCGGACGGAGTTTTAAAGCATAAGCTCAGTACGCCAAAGGAATTGGGTGGCGCAGGTGGAGAGGCTACGAATCCGGAGCAATTGTTTGCGGCAGGCTATGGCGCCTGTTATGAGAGCGCACTGGCCAATGTTGCCCGCAAAGCCAAGGTAAAAGTAGACAATGTAGAGGTAACCAGCCATGTGTCCATCGGTAAGGACCCGAGTGACGGCGGCTTCCAATTGGCGGTGCGTCTGGACGTGAAAATATCGGGTATTGAACGTTCCCAGGCTGAAGACCTGGCACGTCAAGCACATGATTTTTGTCCGTATTCCAAAGCGATTCGCGGCAACATTGATGTTGAGCTGAACGTCCTTTGA
- a CDS encoding thiol-disulfide oxidoreductase DCC family protein: MKQSDDAYPNPSQQDYSIVLVDGVCHFCQGATRFIIKRDPKGAFHFGSLQSEQGQKLLRAGGLSTDKLDTFVLIEGGMYYTRSTAALRIARRLRFPYPLAYVFILVPRFIRNAVYNWVARNRYRWFGKDEEDQCQIPPPEMRQRFF; the protein is encoded by the coding sequence ATGAAGCAATCTGACGATGCTTATCCAAATCCTTCTCAGCAAGATTATTCAATTGTGTTGGTGGATGGTGTATGCCATTTTTGTCAGGGGGCGACCCGCTTCATTATTAAGCGTGACCCGAAGGGGGCGTTTCATTTTGGTTCTTTGCAATCCGAGCAGGGACAAAAGCTATTGCGTGCAGGAGGATTGTCAACGGATAAGCTGGATACGTTCGTACTAATTGAAGGTGGTATGTATTACACGAGGTCAACCGCAGCTCTGCGGATTGCCAGACGTCTTCGTTTTCCATATCCGCTGGCCTATGTCTTCATCCTCGTCCCCCGCTTTATACGCAATGCAGTCTATAACTGGGTGGCGCGTAACCGATACCGCTGGTTTGGCAAGGATGAGGAGGATCAATGTCAGATCCCCCCACCAGAAATGAGGCAACGATTTTTTTAA